The genomic DNA catatatgtttgtgtgtgtgagtgaatacatatgtgtatatatgtggcattcagatatatgtgtgtatatatatatatatatatatatatatacatttcacatatacatatatacacatatatacatatatatgtatgtatctatgatACTATGTTGTCTGAGCATCCCATTTCCCATGTCATCTCAGCACTGCAATTTCTTCTCAgttactttttgtttctgtgataaaagaTCCTGAGCAAAAAGCAACCTTCagaattaaagactttatttgggcttacaattccagagggGGAGTCTAGATTGAAAGGGGAGGCATCACAGCAGGCAGCTGTAGCCAAAAGCTGAGCAGTCACACATTCACAAtgcagagagtggggaggaggagagggagggggagtggagacTTGGAGGTGGGACTAGACCATGAACTCTGAAAGCCTACTACACCAtccccccagtgacatacttccacAAGCAAGGTTGCACTGCCTCGATGTTCCATCTCAAACATCACTGCCAACCTGGAACCAAGTGTGCAATACCTGATCCTGTGGGGATGTCTCTCACTCAAGCCACCTCAGCATCTACTGAGCACCTTTGTCCTTGCTGAGGTTTCCACTATCTTTAGTCTAAGGAGTGATTTTGGTGCTGTGAAGCTGAACCCTCTTTGACTCTGATGGAACAGGCGACCAGTGCCTTTGCTTCAGCAGCTACTGGGGTCTATGTCACAGGTACTGATCCACCTGCTATGGATGATGGCACTGAGCAACTCAATTTCCTATGCCTTGGTAATGCTTGGGCCCACTGATAGCCTCAAGCCTGGTGATGGGATTGTTTCCCAAAGACCCATCTCTTGACTGCTTCAGGCATTTTGATGTGATCTCAAATCTGTCCTTTTGGCTGGAGACCTGGAGCTGTAGATACCACTCAAGGACACTTCCCACCCAGGAAGAAGTCACATCAGGTCCTTGGGAAAAACCAAGAGGGAAGGCAGCCCAGAGTTGATTGCAGCCTGCGTGGGTGGTCCTCCGCACTTGGAGGTGTGAGCTCCTTTCCTTCAGAGCTTAGGCCTTTGCTGTTAAGTTTGATAATGTCCACTGCTGCCTAGATGCAtgaagatcctcttgcctctacctccctagtggctgggattaaaggcttccaTCTGAGTTTTGTGTTCAACCCTTGGAGGCTCTGTGCCTCATGCAGGCTATCAGTTGCTTTGCATATGGCTTCCTCTGCCATTTGGATGGCCCTGGGTGTTTGACATTTAGTTTAACCTCATGTAGAACACGTGGCACATGACCACCGATCCAGTTTTACTATCACCACGTAGCTGCTTACTCTGTCCAGAAAGGGAACTTAGACCTCAGCTCCAAAGGGTGTAGAGTAACTGATACGGAGACTGGGTAGATGAGCTTGAGTAGGGACCAACACACCCAGTGCTAGAGCAGTCAGCTGTCTATATGAAGTTAAGGTGATAGGCTTATGGTAAAACTACAATCTCATCatgtaaacataaaaacaaagggAGAATAATTTATCAGTGACCAGCAAACAAAAGTCAAAGTTGTGGACCAGCATTACTTGGAAATTCAGGGCCTGTCACGATTAATGTGGTGAGCAAGAGTCAAAGTGAGGACCTAAGGAAGTAAGTTAGAGATGAACAGGAGGAGGGTTTACCATGTGATTATTCCCAGTTGGGCAAGAAGTGTGTGATTGTCTTCTGGTTGGGCTTGGCCTATGCAGTAACCAGAGGATTAAGTCATCTCAAGAAAATTACCCTAATCTTTGCCTAGTTCTAGCTataactcttatttttaaatagtccCCACGCAGGGTTCCTCACGTAGTCTTCCCTGGCTCCTCTCCATTCGGCCACTAATGTGTCCATATCTTTAATCATCATTGATATGAGACTGAGAATTCCAAAGCATCTATCTCAATTTGACTTTTGATGACTGTTGATTGCCTGGCACCTTAGTACCTGGGTCAAGCAGATCTGGGCTGAGAAAGGCCTTGTCCATCTCACATACCTGCCTCACCATCACAGGACCTGGGTAGCAATTACATGTAATCTTTTTCACTAGCATTTAGCTCAAAGTAGCCACCCAGTCCATGCTGTCATGGCAAGAAGGTCCTCATAGTACCTGCTTCCTTAGCATAATCCAAGGAGGATAGCCCAGGCCCATAAGCCAGAGACTCCCAGAGCCCTAACAGTCCACTCTAGGTCACTAAGCAGTTCATATGGCACTACTGTTTGACCACTGTGGGGACTGAGTGGGGCTAATACGCAGTGTGAAAGACTTAACTGCAGAGAAGGTTTTGTATACTCAGGGACCCTGGGAACAGAGATGCCAGACCACTGACAGGACATAGCAATCACTGGTTAGCAAAAAATGCAGAATGCTAGGTGAAGGCTATAATGCATCGCCCATCACAGCCACCTCAGCTGAGAGTGTGGTGCAGGATCCTAACAGGGAGTCAGGCAGGGGTGTGTGGACCACAGTGGGCAGATTAAGGATCTGGGAATGAGATACCACACCCCCAGGCTCACTTGTTATAGGGACTGAATCAGAAATGTCCCTTCTGGGGTCAGATTTTAAACCTTACTCACCAGCTGGTGGGTACACTTTGGGAGGCTGTGAAACTGTCAGGAAGGTTGAGACAGGGCTTGAAGGTTCCTTCTGAACCCTGGTCCAAGCTCCTCTCAGTGCTTTCTAGTCCACCCTGACATCAGCAATGTCACCATACATTCCCAGTGCATGGAGCTGGGCTCCACCAGGCCTTCCCAGCATGACAGGCTGAAACCTTGAACCAAATACAGCTTCTCTAAGTTGTTGCTGACCAGTCACGTGGTCACAGCAAGGCTACAGTAGTACATCTGTCCCATACCAAGGGCTTCCCAGCAAACCCCTTGTTCTCTTGGACAGCCCCCTCATGCCCAGTAGAGCCCACTCACCTGGACAGCCTTATCCTGGCAATCAGTCTCCTCGACCCTTCTGTGCTCCTTACCTTTGCCCTTACTCAGGGACTCTTCCAAGGCCAGGTAACCAGTCCTGTCCACCAGGCCTTGCTTCTGCAGTGAAGCTCCAACCATTTGTGATTTTACACCACCTTGGCATTCTCTCCTGTCCTTGGGGCACTCCAGACTCTGTTCCCTCCCATTCCTTATACAGTGGCCTGTGAGCCCTCCTAGAGCTCCAGATCTGATTGCATGCTCGCCCTATGCTGGGCCTCAGGATTCAGGACAGCTCTATGTTGAGTATAACTGCCTGTCGCCTGACTGGATGGTTCCATGCAGATCTTGGCTGCTCTAGCCATCAAAGCCTGTACTGAAAGCTGGAAGAGGCATGGGTCCCTGGGACAGAGGGGCAGCAAAGGAGCAGGAGCCGGGCTGTGGGGAAGCAAGTTTACTGTCTCTGAGTGAGACGCCCAGTTCAAGTGCATGAGCAGGGCAGAAGTGGAGCAGTGTCAGTGTGGCTGCACCTCTGGCTTCATCAGGTCCATCTGTTACTCACAGTGTGTGACAGAATGCCAAGGGTCAAAGGCTTTCTTGAAGAAGCCTGTGGTTGTCATTGGAAATACGCCTTGTCTGTCTCCATGAGGAGCAGCAGGGTTTTATTCCTACTTCCTGGGCCAGGATATCAGGGAGGAGCAGGCTGCTGAGTCCTCAGCAAAGGGTATGGTGTCCTCCCTTCTACCCCAGGGACAGAGCATCGCCTTGCAAGTCCTGGAATGGATGAAGGTGGGGTTTGAGGTGGAAGACAGGAGGTGCTAGAAGGATGTGTATGTTGGGGCAGGGTATCACAGGACAACGGTCCTCACAACAGGGTGCAAAAGAGGGCCAGACCCATTGGCATCAGGAGCCTCCCTGGTAAGGACCAGAACCCCTCccaactcccaggtgctctgtTGCAGCGATACAATGAACAGCATCTTCTGGTGATCCTGGCATGAGTATTGCCCAATGACAACTCAATTACATTATTGGAGTTGGGACAAGTGGTGGCACAGCGCTTGCTGATCTGAGCTCTTCTCTTTGTACCTGCAGAAGAAAAGAGACTGCATGTGGTCCTAGAACCCTGATGCTGGGGGGGGTGAAATGGTGCAAGCATCCAGTGTGCAAGGCTGGATATGGCCCTGATGGGGCAACTTCTGCTGTCCTTTCAGAGGCAAGACCAATAGAAGGTCAGGAGCTCTGCTATTCAGTGTTACCACCATCCTGGAATATGgcaaagagctgagagttctcccaACCAGCCCCTCTATCCCAGGATGTTCAAGAGCAAAACTAGAAAAGACCTGGTTGACAAAAAGTCCATTGcttggtggcacagaacttgggATGGCTAAGGATGTTCTAACAGAGCCTGTGGCCTCCTTGGAAGCCCAGAACAGTCCTCCCCTCATGAGTGCATCAGATCTTCCCAGAACACTTAGCACCCAAAGGAGTCCCGAGAGCCCACTCCCTGCACAGAGCTACCAGGTGTTACCTTCCAGCTGCAGATAAACTGAACAcaaagctgggggtgggtggggcaaagGTGAAAGGCTGGCAGAAAACCTGAGAAAGTTGGACAAAGTTCCTTAGCTTCCAATTCTTCAACTACCACAATTCCCTTTACTGTGATAAGAAATAGAGACCCTAGGGGCAGGACTGCCCCTGATGAGGACAGGGGCCTCACCATGGGAAACCTACTACTCTCTTTGGGAAATTTCTACTTGGGAAATGGCTTCAACCTGTCATAACTACACAGGAGGAAACACTTCAGTAAGAAGCAACCAGAGGGTGGATTCAGTGCCATGGGTACTACTGCAAAGGACAGTCTGTCAGGCCTCCCTGCCTGAAGCTCACACTGAACCACTCCTTCTGGGGTTTGCCCTAGACCAGCAAGGCATTGTTCTCAGGAATAGGCTTCAGGACACAGGAGATGCCTCAAGTTTAAGAATCAATCTCCAACAAGGTTCAGGACATTTAACTCAGCAAGGAGGTAGCTCTGAGGTGTGTGTAGTGTCCCAGGAAACTAGAGACAGGCGCAAGCAACTACTACCATAATGGGTGTGCTCACAACAGGTCTggacattttcatattttctcctttctgtggaGATGGGACAAGTagtattggctttttttttccattctcctAAGGCTGACCTTAACTAAGGTCTCACTGCCTTTGTAACCCCACGTGATGCCCCACGTGAGTGGGTGGCCTTGTAAAACGTGT from Mus pahari unplaced genomic scaffold, PAHARI_EIJ_v1.1 scaffold_7780_1, whole genome shotgun sequence includes the following:
- the LOC110314944 gene encoding lymphocyte antigen 6L-like codes for the protein MTGLLLVLWASLVSGGLAGGMMVNKVPAQNLSCFQCFKVHQASQCRPIECQPNEKVCVSNEVLLYTSTKRRAQISKRCATTCPNSNNVIELSLGNTHARITRRCCSLYRCNRAPGSWEGFWSLPGRLLMPMGLALFCTLL